Proteins encoded within one genomic window of Triticum aestivum cultivar Chinese Spring chromosome 2D, IWGSC CS RefSeq v2.1, whole genome shotgun sequence:
- the LOC123053451 gene encoding translation initiation factor IF-2 — protein sequence MEPPPSPLGTGAGAVCCMCGDRGLPHELLRCKLCRVRLQHRYCSDLYPRATAYRRCNWCLREPAEAHAQPHAHPVASKKADKRKMVASTETSTSDEEERRQHEAGCATATRSRRSAAEVGKPVKKPKVDERPPLPPSPGTAAKGNSGDKKPKVDETPALPPSPRTAAKGNSGDKKPKVDERPALPPSPGAAAKGNSGDKKPKVDKRPALPPSPGTAAKGNNGDKKPKVDEWTALPPSPGTAAKGSSGDKKPMQAGKLARPGRVKVRRYKLLAEVISC from the exons ATGGAGCCGCCGCCTTCTCCGCTGGGCACCGGCGCCGGCGCTGTCTGCTGCATGTGCGGCGATCGCGGCCTGCCGCACGAGCTGCTCCGCTGCAAGCTCTGCCGCGTCCGCCTGCAGCACAG ATACTGCAGCGATCTGTACCCGAGGGCCACGGCGTATAGGAGGTGCAACTGGTGCCTGAGGGAGCCCGCAGAAGCCCACGCCCAACCCCACGCTCACCCGGTGGCTAGCAAGAAGGCGGACAAACGGAAGATGGTGGCATCAACGGAGACGTCCACCTCCGACGAGGAGGAGCGGCGGCAGCACGAGGCCGGATGCGCCACTGCTACGAGGTCCAGGAGATCGGCTGCGGAGGTTGGTAAGCCGGTCAAGAAGCCCAAGGTCGACGAGAGGCCACCGCTGCCCCCGTCGCCGGGCACGGCAGCGAAGGGGAACAGCGGCGACAAGAAGCCCAAGGTCGACGAGACGCCAGCGCTGCCTCCGTCGCCGCGCACGGCAGCGAAAGGGAACAGCGGTGACAAGAAGCCCAAGGTCGATGAGAGGCCGGCGCTGCCTCCGTCGCCGGGCGCGGCAGCGAAGGGGAACAGCGGTGACAAGAAGCCCAAGGTCGACAAGAGGCCAGCGCTGCCTCCGTCGCCGGGCACGGCGGCGAAGGGGAACAACGGCGACAAGAAGCCTAAGGTCGACGAGTGGACGGCGCTGCCCCCGTCCCCGGGCACGGCGGCGAAGGGGAGCAGCGGCGACAAGAAGCCGATGCAAGCGGGGAAGTTGGCGCGGCCGGGTAGGGTGAAGGTGAGGAGGTACAAGCTCCTGGCAGAGGTGATTAGCTGCTAG